In Lactobacillus xylocopicola, the genomic stretch TGGTCTGTGGGATTGCCTTCAGATCAAGGTCGTTAACCAAAAGACGCCATACACGATCCAAAAACTTCTTAGTTGAGGCCGGACCATTATCATCCCAATCAATTGAGGCATCAAGGGGTCCCATGAACATTTCGTACATTCGCAGACTATCAGCCCCGTAATCATCGATGACGTCATCTGGGTTAACCACATTGCCCTTGGACTTGGACATCTTTTCGTGGTTTTTGAGAATCAAGCCCTGATTATAGAGACGTTGGAAGGGTTCTTCATTAGGCACAACTCCTAAGTCATAGAGTACCATGTTCCAAAATCTAGCATAAAGCAGGTGGCGCACCGCATGTTCGGCTCCGCCGATATACAAGTCTACTGGCAACCATTGTTTGAGTTTATCCAGATCAGCTAGTTGATGATCATTGTGCGGATCAATGTAGCGCAAGAAGTACCAGGATGAGCCGGCCCAGTTAGGCATCGTATTGGTCTCCCGCTTACCTTTGCGACCATTCTTGTCGACCACATTAACCCAATCTTTGAGGTTAACCAGTGGGCTTTCTGGGGTCCCTGACGGCTTAATGTCTGTTGCATGCGGCAGAACTAACGGTAACTCATCTTCTGGCACCAGCGTAGTTTCACCGTCTTCCCAGTGGATGACCGGGATTGGTTCACCCCAGTACCGCTGACGACTGAAGTCCCAGTCTCGCAGCTTATAGTTGACCTTCTTTTGTCCCACATGGTGATCTTCAAGCCATTCCACTATGCTTTGCTTGGCATCTTCAACGTTAAGCCCGTTTAGAAATTCGGAATTAATATGGCAGCCATCCCCTGTAAAGGCTTCCTGGCTAATGTCACCACCCTCAATAACTGCTTTGATTGGCAAATTGAACTTTTGCGCAAATTCGTAATCGCGGGTATCGTGCGCTGGCACCGCCATAACTGCACCGGTACCATAACTAGCTAGAACATAGTCAGCAATCCAAATTGGGATTTCCTCATTGTTGACCGGGTTGATCGCATAAGCACCGGTGAAAACGCCAGTCTTAGTTTTGTTCAAATCTGTTCTTTCCAAATCCGACTTAGATTCGATCTGCTTAATGTATTCTTCGACTTCAGTTTGATGACCTGCAGTTGTTATTTTTGCTACCAGCTTGCTCTCCGGTGCCAGCACGGCATAGCTTGCGCCAAACAGGGTATCTGGCCGCGTCGTAAAGACATCAAAGGCCTCGGCCGAATCTTTTACCTGAAAGGTTACCTGTGCACCGACCGAACGCCCAATCCAGTTGCGCTGCATCTCCTTAATATTCTCAGGCCAATCTAACTTATCTAGGCCGGCCAGTAGACGGTCGGCATACTTGGTAATACGCAGCACCCACTGCTTCATATTGCGCCGGTAAATCGGATAACCACCGCGTTCTGTCTTGCCATCAACAATATCTTCATTGGCAACAACAGTACCCAAATCTGGTGACCAATTAACTGGCACTCCTGCCTCATAGGCCAGGTCATGCTTATACATCTGCTCGAAGGTCCACTGGGTCCACTTGTAAAACTTGGGATCCGCGGTCGAAATTTCCCGGTCCCAATCATAAGAAAAGCCCAGCTTGTTTAACTGTCGTTTAAAGTTGACAATATTTTCTTGGGTAACAACTGCTGGATCCTGCCCGGTCTGCAGTGCATACTGTTCAGTGGGCAGACCAAAGGCATCCCAACCCATTGGATGAAGAACATTGTAGCCCTGGCTGCGTTTCATCCGCGCAACAATATCTGTTGCCGTGTAGCCTTCAGGGTGACCAACATGTAGCCCCTTACCCGAAGGAAATGGAAACATGTCTAACACGTAATA encodes the following:
- the leuS gene encoding leucine--tRNA ligase, with translation MYNHKVVEQKWQKYWAKNQTFKTGSDPKKKTYYVLDMFPFPSGKGLHVGHPEGYTATDIVARMKRSQGYNVLHPMGWDAFGLPTEQYALQTGQDPAVVTQENIVNFKRQLNKLGFSYDWDREISTADPKFYKWTQWTFEQMYKHDLAYEAGVPVNWSPDLGTVVANEDIVDGKTERGGYPIYRRNMKQWVLRITKYADRLLAGLDKLDWPENIKEMQRNWIGRSVGAQVTFQVKDSAEAFDVFTTRPDTLFGASYAVLAPESKLVAKITTAGHQTEVEEYIKQIESKSDLERTDLNKTKTGVFTGAYAINPVNNEEIPIWIADYVLASYGTGAVMAVPAHDTRDYEFAQKFNLPIKAVIEGGDISQEAFTGDGCHINSEFLNGLNVEDAKQSIVEWLEDHHVGQKKVNYKLRDWDFSRQRYWGEPIPVIHWEDGETTLVPEDELPLVLPHATDIKPSGTPESPLVNLKDWVNVVDKNGRKGKRETNTMPNWAGSSWYFLRYIDPHNDHQLADLDKLKQWLPVDLYIGGAEHAVRHLLYARFWNMVLYDLGVVPNEEPFQRLYNQGLILKNHEKMSKSKGNVVNPDDVIDDYGADSLRMYEMFMGPLDASIDWDDNGPASTKKFLDRVWRLLVNDLDLKAIPQTNIVSENDGVLDKVYHETVKKVTEDFDSLHFNTAISQLMVFINAAQKVKLIPREYAEGFITLMAPIAPHMMEEIWQVFGHAESVTFAKWPTYDPAKLVESTVDIMVQVNGKLRGNFDAPKDSTQNELQKQALALPHVQKFLAGKEVKKVIVVPNKIVNIVAK